Part of the Thermodesulfobacteriota bacterium genome, GACCAGGCGAGCACGAATCCGGCCTCGAAATCGCAGACCAGCGGCTCCCGCTCGACGCTGCGGCTGCCGCGAAAAGTGTTCCCGTCGAGGAAGACGTCCCGAGCGACCGCCCTGGCGTCGACCCCTCCATAAAGGTACCAGCGGAAACCGTCCGCGGGGGAAAAATCGCCCCACCCCTGCAATCCGGGCTGGATGCGCGGCGGCCCGTCGTCGTCCGGGAGGTTCCTGCCGTAGCGCACGGTGAAGCCCGCGTTCCCGTAAGTGAACACGTTCCCCAGCGCGCCGCCGGCGTGGGGAGTGAAGTCCAGCCGTTTCCCGGACATCGTCTTCGCAAGGAGGCCGCGCCAGCCGTGCCGATACGTCACGAAGGCGCCCGGCTCGTTGCCGAGCTGGAAGTCCCATCCCTGGGCCTTCTCCGATCCGAGAAGGACATGGAGGGCCTCCTGGGTCTCCTCGGCCAGGGAGGCCGGTCCGATCGCCCCCAGGAAAAACTGGAAACGGTCGAAGCTTTCGTCCGACCGGACGTTCAGGCCGGCCGAGCCGTAAAGCCACCCGGCGTACGGGCGGTCCGTAATGAACGGAACCGGGGCGCCGAGATTTTTCGCCGTGAAGATGCTCTGGCCGAAGGAGTAGCCGGGCGCGAATCTCCCGTTTTCCGGAACCCACGGCAGGAGCCGGGCCGCCTTCCGCGCCCAGCCCTGCGGGGACGCCTCCCGGTCCGGCACCCAGAGGAAGAGCAGCCCGCTGGTGTACTGGCGGTCGTTGTTATAGAAGACGTCGTTCTCGAAGACGACGCTCAGCGTCCCGCCGCCCGCCGGCTCTTCCGGCCGGGCCGCGCAGGGAAAGAAGATGCCGATCGACAGAAGTAGCGCAAGGATATGGATTCGATTCATGCCGCCGCCGTGGTCATAGGAAGATCCGCCTGTGTTATGGTAGGGCGCATGGACAGGAAGGACAAGGAATTCCGCCTCTCCCGGCGCGCGGAGGCGGTCACGCCGTTCCTGGCGATGGAGGTCCTGGAGCGGGCCAAGGAGCTGGAGGCCGGGGGGAAGGACGTCATCTACCTTTGCGTGGGAGAGCCCGACTTCCCGACGCCGCCGGCGGCGGGAGAGGCCGCGATCCGCGCGATCCGGGAAGGGGATACGAAGTACACCCATTCCCTCGGCCTGCAGGAGCTGCGCGAGGCGATCTCGGAGCGCTACTCCGGGAGGTACGGCGTCGCCGTGGATCCCGGGCGGATCGTCGTCTCCTCGGGCACCAGCCCGCTGATGCTGCTGCTCTTCTGCGCACTGCTCGAAGAGGGCGACGAGATCGTCCTTTCCGACCCCTGCTACGCCTGCTACCCCAACTTCATCCGGTTCGCGGGGGGAACGCCCCGCTTCTTGAGGACCCGGGAAGAGGACGGCTTCCAGCCGCGTCCGGAGGAGGTCCGCCGCCTCATCACGCCGCGGACGCGCGGGATCTTCGTCAACTCACCCTCCAACCCCGCCGGCTCCGTCCTGCCTCCGGCGTGGCTGGAGGAGCTGGCCTCCCTCCCGGTCCCGCTGATCTCGGACGAGGTGTATCACGGGTTGACCTACGAGGGGGAGGAGCGCAGCGCGCTGGAGTTCGACCCGGACGCCTTCGTCATCGGCGGCTTCTCCAAGACCTTCGCCATGACCGGCTGGCGGCTGGGGTACCTGGTCGTCCCCCGGCCCGCCGTGCGGGTCCTGCAGAGCCTGCACCAGAACTTCCTGATCAGCGCGAGCCATTTCGTCCAGGAGGCGGGGATCGCCGCGCTGAAGGAGGGGTGGCGCGACGTGGATGCCATGCGGGCCGCCTACGATCGGCGGCGGCGCCACATCGTCGAGCGGC contains:
- a CDS encoding lipid A deacylase LpxR family protein encodes the protein MNRIHILALLLSIGIFFPCAARPEEPAGGGTLSVVFENDVFYNNDRQYTSGLLFLWVPDREASPQGWARKAARLLPWVPENGRFAPGYSFGQSIFTAKNLGAPVPFITDRPYAGWLYGSAGLNVRSDESFDRFQFFLGAIGPASLAEETQEALHVLLGSEKAQGWDFQLGNEPGAFVTYRHGWRGLLAKTMSGKRLDFTPHAGGALGNVFTYGNAGFTVRYGRNLPDDDGPPRIQPGLQGWGDFSPADGFRWYLYGGVDARAVARDVFLDGNTFRGSRSVEREPLVCDFEAGFVLAWSRYRLSFANVLRTREFTTQDKHNTFGALTFSVGK
- a CDS encoding pyridoxal phosphate-dependent aminotransferase; translation: MDRKDKEFRLSRRAEAVTPFLAMEVLERAKELEAGGKDVIYLCVGEPDFPTPPAAGEAAIRAIREGDTKYTHSLGLQELREAISERYSGRYGVAVDPGRIVVSSGTSPLMLLLFCALLEEGDEIVLSDPCYACYPNFIRFAGGTPRFLRTREEDGFQPRPEEVRRLITPRTRGIFVNSPSNPAGSVLPPAWLEELASLPVPLISDEVYHGLTYEGEERSALEFDPDAFVIGGFSKTFAMTGWRLGYLVVPRPAVRVLQSLHQNFLISASHFVQEAGIAALKEGWRDVDAMRAAYDRRRRHIVERLRALGLGVRKMPQGAFYVLADARHIHSDSLELAMEILEATGVALTPGIDFGEGAEGFLRFSYANSLENIDEALDRLGAYLSARK